The proteins below are encoded in one region of Apium graveolens cultivar Ventura chromosome 4, ASM990537v1, whole genome shotgun sequence:
- the LOC141719731 gene encoding kinesin-like protein KIN-8B isoform X2, with amino-acid sequence MPSIRAPPTKKATTLTVAVKCRRPAGNERGLKIVRVNDDKEVHVLDPDLSKGYLDRIQNRTKERRYSFDYAFGPESKNLDVYMRSISSTVAGVIQGLNATIFAYGSTGSGKTYTMVGTRDDPGLMVLSLHTIFDLIKKDNSSDDVQVTCSYLEVYNEVIYDLLVRSSGHLELREDPQNGIIVAGLRSIKVNSADRILELLNLGNSRRKTESTEANETSSRSHAVLEITVTKKQKNKYCNQVIKGKLALVDLAGSERASETQSGGQKLRDGANINRSLLALANCINALGKQQKKGLAYVPYRNSKLTRILKDGLSGNSQTIMIATVSPAHSQYHHTVNTLKYADRAKEIKTHIQKNIGTIDNHVSDYQRMIDSLQIEVSRLKEELAEKESQLITKPTEKASDDELSWLNILSQETTENVQERINLQKALFELEETNLRNRLELQHLDDAIAKQQGTESDGAVVQAFGLRRQVVLDNIRDNDEADFNYQREIEANEKRRCQLQEMIEEAISNNGNKTYLRILSQYRLLGMANTELQFEMAMRDQIIYNQQETQRNMWNVLMGLGLDEKQILEAAAKQGILIEDATITSYHGLSDSKQSQNTGSYISLPYSPSRTQSVSKSSSTFQRTEDISVIRPRKSDKRCLHDASPESGTPYKYTRDLHDVHQHMRTMSSSYSGSPSQTSSFKSDFWQHQKKSMTSITTQPPHEIYDAGASANHGSDGGLMMYQGWSPHGRIISNPKEQVPTTTKSSHIFPNSAPQILSNMPQVLPSYASSR; translated from the exons ATGCCTAGTATTCGAGCTCCTCCTACTAAGAAAGCTACTACTCTTACT GTTGCTGTGAAGTGTAGGAGACCAGCAGGGAATGAACGAGGTCTTAAAATTGTTAGAGTCAATGATGATAAG GAGGTACATGTTTTGGATCCTGATTTGTCTAAAGGCTACCTTGATCGAATTCAAAACCGGACTAAAGAGCGTAGATATTCTTTTGACTATGCGTTTGGCCCTGAGTCAAAGAATCTG GATGTCTACATGAGAAGTATATCTTCTACAGTTGCAGGCGTCATCCAAGGTCTTAATGCTACAATATTTGCTTATGGCTCCACTGGAAG TGGCAAGACATATACAATGGTCGGGACTAGAGATGATCCAGGATTAATGGTACTCAGCCTACACACAATTTTTGATCTCATCAAAAAGGACAATAGCTCTGATGATGTTCAAGTGACTTGTTCTTACCTTGAAGTCTACAATGAA GTTATCTATGATTTGCTTGTAAGGTCATCTGGTCATTTGGAGCTTAGAGAGGATCCACAGAATGGGATAATTGTTGCTGGACTTAGATCTATCAAG GTGAACTCAGCAGATAGGATTCTAGAACTTTTAAATCTGGGCAACAGTCGACGGAAAACAGAGAGCACGGAAGCTAATGAGACATCCTCACG ATCACATGCAGTTTTGGAGATTACAGTGAcgaaaaaacaaaaaaacaaataCTGCAATCAAGTTATTAAAGGAAAACTTGCACTTGTGGATCTTGCTGGCAG TGAACGTGCTTCTGAAACACAGAGTGGAGGCCAAAAGCTGAGAGATGGTGCAAATATTAATCGCTCACTCCTTGCTTTGGCAAATTGCATAAATGCTTTGGGGAAGCAGCAGAAGAAGGGTCTAGCATATGTTCCCTACCGCAATAG CAAACTGACAAGGATTCTTAAAGATGGCCTAAGTGGTAATTCTCAAACTATCATGATTGCAACTGTATCACCTGCGCATAGTCAGTACCATCACACCGTCAACACATTGAAATATGCAGACCGAGCAAAAGAAATTAAGACACACATCCAA AAAAATATTGGCACAATCGATAACCATGTATcagactatcaacggatgattgACAGCCTTCAG ATAGAGGTTAGCCGGTTAAAGGAAGAACTAGCAGAAAAGGAGTCACAGCTAATTACCAAACCTACCGAAAAAGCTTCAGATGATGAACTCTCCTGGTTGAATATATTGAGCCAAGAAACCACCGAAAATGTTCAGGAACGAATAAATTTACAGAAGGCCTTATTTGAGCTTGAGGAGACTAATCTTCGCAATCGCCTTGAACTCCAACATCTTGACGATGCTATTGCCAAACAGCAG GGCACTGAAAGTGATGGAGCAGTTGTGCAGGCATTTGGGTTAAGGAGACAAGTAGTTCTTGACAATATCCGTGACAACGACGAAGCTGACTTCAATTACCAACGA GAAATTGAAGCAAATGAAAAGCGGCGTTGTCAACTACAAGAGATGATCGAGGAAGCCATTAGCAATAATGGAAATAAAACCTACTTGCGCATTCTAAGTCAATATAGACTCCTG GGGATGGCTAATACTGAGCTTCAGTTTGAAATGGCAATGAGGGATCAAATCATTTACAACCAGCAGGAAACACAAAGAAACATGTGGAATGTACTTATGGGTTTAGGACTTGACGAGAAACAGATATTAGAGGCTGCTGCTAAGCAAGGGATATTAATAGAAGATGCAACAATAACATCTTACCACGGGTTGTCAGATAGCAAGCAATCACAAAATACAGGAAGCTATATTTCTTTACCCTATTCTCCCTCCAGGACACAATCCGTTTCTAAATCATCTAGCACCTTTCAACGAACTGAAGACATTAGTG TGATAAGGCCAAGGAAGAGTGATAAACGCTGTCTCCACGATGCAAGTCCAGAGTCCGGGACACCTTACAAATACACTCGAGATTTGCATGATGTACACCAACACATGAGAACTATGTCGTCATCTTACAGTGGAAGCCCCTCACAAACTTCGTCTTTTAAATCTGATTTCTGGCAGCACCAGAAG AAGTCCATGACTAGCATCACAACACAACCACCTCATGAGATTTATGATGCTGGAGCCAGTGCCAACCATGGCTCAGATGGTGGATTGATGATGTATCAAGGCTGGTCTCCACATGGTCGGATTATATCCAACCCGAAAGAACAAGTCCCCACTACGACTAAGTCTAGCCATATATTTCCAAACTCTGCTCCTCAAATCCTGTCAAATATGCCTCAGGTTCTACCGTCATATGCTAGTTCTAGGTAA
- the LOC141719731 gene encoding kinesin-like protein KIN-8B isoform X1, translated as MPSIRAPPTKKATTLTVAVKCRRPAGNERGLKIVRVNDDKEVHVLDPDLSKGYLDRIQNRTKERRYSFDYAFGPESKNLDVYMRSISSTVAGVIQGLNATIFAYGSTGSGKTYTMVGTRDDPGLMVLSLHTIFDLIKKDNSSDDVQVTCSYLEVYNEVIYDLLVRSSGHLELREDPQNGIIVAGLRSIKVNSADRILELLNLGNSRRKTESTEANETSSRSHAVLEITVTKKQKNKYCNQVIKGKLALVDLAGSERASETQSGGQKLRDGANINRSLLALANCINALGKQQKKGLAYVPYRNSKLTRILKDGLSGNSQTIMIATVSPAHSQYHHTVNTLKYADRAKEIKTHIQKNIGTIDNHVSDYQRMIDSLQIEVSRLKEELAEKESQLITKPTEKASDDELSWLNILSQETTENVQERINLQKALFELEETNLRNRLELQHLDDAIAKQQGTESDGAVVQAFGLRRQVVLDNIRDNDEADFNYQREIEANEKRRCQLQEMIEEAISNNGNKTYLRILSQYRLLGMANTELQFEMAMRDQIIYNQQETQRNMWNVLMGLGLDEKQILEAAAKQGILIEDATITSYHGLSDSKQSQNTGSYISLPYSPSRTQSVSKSSSTFQRTEDISGRSFSKENSHMPHTICREEHHSSYYYMTRDSSSSAVIRPRKSDKRCLHDASPESGTPYKYTRDLHDVHQHMRTMSSSYSGSPSQTSSFKSDFWQHQKKSMTSITTQPPHEIYDAGASANHGSDGGLMMYQGWSPHGRIISNPKEQVPTTTKSSHIFPNSAPQILSNMPQVLPSYASSR; from the exons ATGCCTAGTATTCGAGCTCCTCCTACTAAGAAAGCTACTACTCTTACT GTTGCTGTGAAGTGTAGGAGACCAGCAGGGAATGAACGAGGTCTTAAAATTGTTAGAGTCAATGATGATAAG GAGGTACATGTTTTGGATCCTGATTTGTCTAAAGGCTACCTTGATCGAATTCAAAACCGGACTAAAGAGCGTAGATATTCTTTTGACTATGCGTTTGGCCCTGAGTCAAAGAATCTG GATGTCTACATGAGAAGTATATCTTCTACAGTTGCAGGCGTCATCCAAGGTCTTAATGCTACAATATTTGCTTATGGCTCCACTGGAAG TGGCAAGACATATACAATGGTCGGGACTAGAGATGATCCAGGATTAATGGTACTCAGCCTACACACAATTTTTGATCTCATCAAAAAGGACAATAGCTCTGATGATGTTCAAGTGACTTGTTCTTACCTTGAAGTCTACAATGAA GTTATCTATGATTTGCTTGTAAGGTCATCTGGTCATTTGGAGCTTAGAGAGGATCCACAGAATGGGATAATTGTTGCTGGACTTAGATCTATCAAG GTGAACTCAGCAGATAGGATTCTAGAACTTTTAAATCTGGGCAACAGTCGACGGAAAACAGAGAGCACGGAAGCTAATGAGACATCCTCACG ATCACATGCAGTTTTGGAGATTACAGTGAcgaaaaaacaaaaaaacaaataCTGCAATCAAGTTATTAAAGGAAAACTTGCACTTGTGGATCTTGCTGGCAG TGAACGTGCTTCTGAAACACAGAGTGGAGGCCAAAAGCTGAGAGATGGTGCAAATATTAATCGCTCACTCCTTGCTTTGGCAAATTGCATAAATGCTTTGGGGAAGCAGCAGAAGAAGGGTCTAGCATATGTTCCCTACCGCAATAG CAAACTGACAAGGATTCTTAAAGATGGCCTAAGTGGTAATTCTCAAACTATCATGATTGCAACTGTATCACCTGCGCATAGTCAGTACCATCACACCGTCAACACATTGAAATATGCAGACCGAGCAAAAGAAATTAAGACACACATCCAA AAAAATATTGGCACAATCGATAACCATGTATcagactatcaacggatgattgACAGCCTTCAG ATAGAGGTTAGCCGGTTAAAGGAAGAACTAGCAGAAAAGGAGTCACAGCTAATTACCAAACCTACCGAAAAAGCTTCAGATGATGAACTCTCCTGGTTGAATATATTGAGCCAAGAAACCACCGAAAATGTTCAGGAACGAATAAATTTACAGAAGGCCTTATTTGAGCTTGAGGAGACTAATCTTCGCAATCGCCTTGAACTCCAACATCTTGACGATGCTATTGCCAAACAGCAG GGCACTGAAAGTGATGGAGCAGTTGTGCAGGCATTTGGGTTAAGGAGACAAGTAGTTCTTGACAATATCCGTGACAACGACGAAGCTGACTTCAATTACCAACGA GAAATTGAAGCAAATGAAAAGCGGCGTTGTCAACTACAAGAGATGATCGAGGAAGCCATTAGCAATAATGGAAATAAAACCTACTTGCGCATTCTAAGTCAATATAGACTCCTG GGGATGGCTAATACTGAGCTTCAGTTTGAAATGGCAATGAGGGATCAAATCATTTACAACCAGCAGGAAACACAAAGAAACATGTGGAATGTACTTATGGGTTTAGGACTTGACGAGAAACAGATATTAGAGGCTGCTGCTAAGCAAGGGATATTAATAGAAGATGCAACAATAACATCTTACCACGGGTTGTCAGATAGCAAGCAATCACAAAATACAGGAAGCTATATTTCTTTACCCTATTCTCCCTCCAGGACACAATCCGTTTCTAAATCATCTAGCACCTTTCAACGAACTGAAGACATTAGTGGTAGGTCATTTTCCAAAGAAAATTCGCACATGCCTCATACAATTTGCAGAGAGGAGCACCACAGTTCATATTATTACATGACTAGGGATAGCTCTTCATCTGCAGTGATAAGGCCAAGGAAGAGTGATAAACGCTGTCTCCACGATGCAAGTCCAGAGTCCGGGACACCTTACAAATACACTCGAGATTTGCATGATGTACACCAACACATGAGAACTATGTCGTCATCTTACAGTGGAAGCCCCTCACAAACTTCGTCTTTTAAATCTGATTTCTGGCAGCACCAGAAG AAGTCCATGACTAGCATCACAACACAACCACCTCATGAGATTTATGATGCTGGAGCCAGTGCCAACCATGGCTCAGATGGTGGATTGATGATGTATCAAGGCTGGTCTCCACATGGTCGGATTATATCCAACCCGAAAGAACAAGTCCCCACTACGACTAAGTCTAGCCATATATTTCCAAACTCTGCTCCTCAAATCCTGTCAAATATGCCTCAGGTTCTACCGTCATATGCTAGTTCTAGGTAA
- the LOC141719731 gene encoding kinesin-like protein KIN-8B isoform X3: MVGTRDDPGLMVLSLHTIFDLIKKDNSSDDVQVTCSYLEVYNEVIYDLLVRSSGHLELREDPQNGIIVAGLRSIKVNSADRILELLNLGNSRRKTESTEANETSSRSHAVLEITVTKKQKNKYCNQVIKGKLALVDLAGSERASETQSGGQKLRDGANINRSLLALANCINALGKQQKKGLAYVPYRNSKLTRILKDGLSGNSQTIMIATVSPAHSQYHHTVNTLKYADRAKEIKTHIQKNIGTIDNHVSDYQRMIDSLQIEVSRLKEELAEKESQLITKPTEKASDDELSWLNILSQETTENVQERINLQKALFELEETNLRNRLELQHLDDAIAKQQGTESDGAVVQAFGLRRQVVLDNIRDNDEADFNYQREIEANEKRRCQLQEMIEEAISNNGNKTYLRILSQYRLLGMANTELQFEMAMRDQIIYNQQETQRNMWNVLMGLGLDEKQILEAAAKQGILIEDATITSYHGLSDSKQSQNTGSYISLPYSPSRTQSVSKSSSTFQRTEDISGRSFSKENSHMPHTICREEHHSSYYYMTRDSSSSAVIRPRKSDKRCLHDASPESGTPYKYTRDLHDVHQHMRTMSSSYSGSPSQTSSFKSDFWQHQKKSMTSITTQPPHEIYDAGASANHGSDGGLMMYQGWSPHGRIISNPKEQVPTTTKSSHIFPNSAPQILSNMPQVLPSYASSR, from the exons ATGGTCGGGACTAGAGATGATCCAGGATTAATGGTACTCAGCCTACACACAATTTTTGATCTCATCAAAAAGGACAATAGCTCTGATGATGTTCAAGTGACTTGTTCTTACCTTGAAGTCTACAATGAA GTTATCTATGATTTGCTTGTAAGGTCATCTGGTCATTTGGAGCTTAGAGAGGATCCACAGAATGGGATAATTGTTGCTGGACTTAGATCTATCAAG GTGAACTCAGCAGATAGGATTCTAGAACTTTTAAATCTGGGCAACAGTCGACGGAAAACAGAGAGCACGGAAGCTAATGAGACATCCTCACG ATCACATGCAGTTTTGGAGATTACAGTGAcgaaaaaacaaaaaaacaaataCTGCAATCAAGTTATTAAAGGAAAACTTGCACTTGTGGATCTTGCTGGCAG TGAACGTGCTTCTGAAACACAGAGTGGAGGCCAAAAGCTGAGAGATGGTGCAAATATTAATCGCTCACTCCTTGCTTTGGCAAATTGCATAAATGCTTTGGGGAAGCAGCAGAAGAAGGGTCTAGCATATGTTCCCTACCGCAATAG CAAACTGACAAGGATTCTTAAAGATGGCCTAAGTGGTAATTCTCAAACTATCATGATTGCAACTGTATCACCTGCGCATAGTCAGTACCATCACACCGTCAACACATTGAAATATGCAGACCGAGCAAAAGAAATTAAGACACACATCCAA AAAAATATTGGCACAATCGATAACCATGTATcagactatcaacggatgattgACAGCCTTCAG ATAGAGGTTAGCCGGTTAAAGGAAGAACTAGCAGAAAAGGAGTCACAGCTAATTACCAAACCTACCGAAAAAGCTTCAGATGATGAACTCTCCTGGTTGAATATATTGAGCCAAGAAACCACCGAAAATGTTCAGGAACGAATAAATTTACAGAAGGCCTTATTTGAGCTTGAGGAGACTAATCTTCGCAATCGCCTTGAACTCCAACATCTTGACGATGCTATTGCCAAACAGCAG GGCACTGAAAGTGATGGAGCAGTTGTGCAGGCATTTGGGTTAAGGAGACAAGTAGTTCTTGACAATATCCGTGACAACGACGAAGCTGACTTCAATTACCAACGA GAAATTGAAGCAAATGAAAAGCGGCGTTGTCAACTACAAGAGATGATCGAGGAAGCCATTAGCAATAATGGAAATAAAACCTACTTGCGCATTCTAAGTCAATATAGACTCCTG GGGATGGCTAATACTGAGCTTCAGTTTGAAATGGCAATGAGGGATCAAATCATTTACAACCAGCAGGAAACACAAAGAAACATGTGGAATGTACTTATGGGTTTAGGACTTGACGAGAAACAGATATTAGAGGCTGCTGCTAAGCAAGGGATATTAATAGAAGATGCAACAATAACATCTTACCACGGGTTGTCAGATAGCAAGCAATCACAAAATACAGGAAGCTATATTTCTTTACCCTATTCTCCCTCCAGGACACAATCCGTTTCTAAATCATCTAGCACCTTTCAACGAACTGAAGACATTAGTGGTAGGTCATTTTCCAAAGAAAATTCGCACATGCCTCATACAATTTGCAGAGAGGAGCACCACAGTTCATATTATTACATGACTAGGGATAGCTCTTCATCTGCAGTGATAAGGCCAAGGAAGAGTGATAAACGCTGTCTCCACGATGCAAGTCCAGAGTCCGGGACACCTTACAAATACACTCGAGATTTGCATGATGTACACCAACACATGAGAACTATGTCGTCATCTTACAGTGGAAGCCCCTCACAAACTTCGTCTTTTAAATCTGATTTCTGGCAGCACCAGAAG AAGTCCATGACTAGCATCACAACACAACCACCTCATGAGATTTATGATGCTGGAGCCAGTGCCAACCATGGCTCAGATGGTGGATTGATGATGTATCAAGGCTGGTCTCCACATGGTCGGATTATATCCAACCCGAAAGAACAAGTCCCCACTACGACTAAGTCTAGCCATATATTTCCAAACTCTGCTCCTCAAATCCTGTCAAATATGCCTCAGGTTCTACCGTCATATGCTAGTTCTAGGTAA